A genome region from Corallococcus soli includes the following:
- a CDS encoding DEAD/DEAH box helicase, with protein sequence MSAQADTRAPLAALLPKPGEPPLDADEILNRFVGYVATNGLSLYSAQEEAILELLSDKHLFLKTPTGSGKSLVAMALHFKAMAEGKVSFYTCPIKALVNEKFFQLSKAFGPENVGMLTGDASINREAPILCCTAEILANLALRDASARVDAVVMDEFHYYSDKERGTAWQIPLLALPKTQFLLMSATLGDTHIIEQSLEQLTGREVATVRSSERPVPLDFDYREAALHETIQDLIARGKYPIYLVNFTQRAAAEQAQNLMSVDFNTKEEKEELRQALMDAPFDTPYGKDFQRYLRHGIGMHHAGLLPKYRLLVEKLAQQGLLKVISGTDTLGVGVNIPIRTVLFTQLFKFNGEKLTTLSVRDFKQISGRAGRKGYDTEGSVVAQAPEYVVENIKQAAKEAAGKKKTPKAKPPQKGFVQYDRSTFERLQNGMPEPLESRFEVSHGLLLNLLQSDKTEGSGGYKRLVQLVRRSHSSEYTKKKLLKDAAMYFRTLREAGIVQVVQWEGRSSTVEVAGELQRDFSLNHTLSLYLHETLELLDPAVETYALDVVTLVESILENPDVVLYAQLHQLKGEKIQEMKAQGMEYDDRMEELEKLEWPKPNRDFIYGTFNAFARKHPWVGEENIRPKAIVRDMFERFMSFHDYVREYGLQRSEGVLLRYVGDVYKSLAQTVPEKFRNEEVDDIIDHLRATLRQVDSSLLDEWERMKNPDAPLEAKPVVDLKPKELTEDPKAFAARVREELHRLLRALGQRRFLDALGMLDNALGEWTAPKLEQAMAPYFEEHKLVVLTPQARKPANTQLKEAGTRQWEAQQRIMDPEGHGDWVIDCEIDLRGRRMDDGPILMLRRIGGMSAWT encoded by the coding sequence ATGAGTGCCCAAGCCGACACCCGCGCCCCGCTCGCCGCCCTGCTGCCGAAGCCCGGCGAGCCTCCTCTCGACGCCGATGAGATCCTCAACCGCTTCGTCGGCTACGTGGCCACCAACGGGCTGAGCCTGTACTCCGCCCAGGAGGAGGCCATCCTGGAGCTGCTGAGCGACAAGCACCTGTTCCTCAAGACGCCCACGGGCTCCGGCAAGTCGCTGGTGGCCATGGCGCTGCACTTCAAGGCCATGGCCGAGGGCAAGGTGTCGTTCTACACGTGCCCCATCAAGGCGCTGGTGAACGAGAAGTTCTTCCAGCTCTCCAAGGCCTTCGGCCCGGAGAACGTGGGCATGCTCACGGGCGACGCGAGCATCAACCGCGAGGCGCCCATCCTCTGCTGCACGGCGGAGATCCTGGCGAACCTGGCGCTGCGCGACGCGTCCGCGCGCGTGGACGCGGTGGTGATGGACGAGTTCCACTACTACTCCGACAAGGAGCGCGGCACGGCCTGGCAGATTCCGCTGCTGGCGCTGCCCAAGACGCAGTTCCTGCTGATGTCCGCGACGCTGGGCGACACGCACATCATCGAGCAGAGCCTGGAGCAGCTCACCGGCCGCGAGGTGGCCACGGTGCGAAGCTCCGAGCGCCCCGTGCCGCTGGACTTCGACTACCGCGAGGCCGCACTGCACGAGACCATCCAGGACCTCATCGCGCGCGGGAAGTACCCCATCTACCTGGTGAACTTCACGCAGCGCGCCGCCGCCGAGCAGGCGCAAAACCTCATGTCGGTGGACTTCAACACCAAGGAGGAGAAGGAGGAACTGCGGCAGGCGCTGATGGACGCGCCCTTCGACACGCCCTACGGCAAGGACTTCCAGCGCTACCTGCGCCACGGCATCGGCATGCACCACGCCGGCCTGCTGCCCAAGTACCGGCTGCTGGTGGAGAAGCTGGCGCAGCAGGGCCTGCTCAAGGTCATCAGCGGCACGGACACGCTAGGCGTGGGCGTGAACATCCCCATCCGCACGGTGCTCTTCACGCAGCTGTTCAAGTTCAACGGCGAGAAGCTGACGACGCTGAGCGTGCGCGACTTCAAGCAGATCTCCGGCCGCGCGGGCCGCAAGGGCTACGACACCGAAGGCAGCGTGGTGGCGCAGGCGCCCGAATACGTCGTGGAGAACATCAAGCAGGCGGCCAAGGAGGCCGCGGGCAAGAAGAAGACGCCCAAGGCGAAGCCGCCGCAGAAGGGCTTCGTGCAGTACGACCGGAGCACCTTCGAGCGGCTCCAGAACGGCATGCCGGAGCCGCTGGAGTCCCGCTTCGAGGTGAGCCACGGCCTCCTGCTCAACCTGCTCCAGAGCGACAAGACGGAGGGCAGCGGCGGCTACAAGCGGCTGGTGCAGTTGGTGCGCCGCTCGCACAGCTCCGAGTACACGAAGAAGAAGCTCCTGAAGGACGCGGCGATGTACTTCCGCACGCTGCGCGAGGCGGGCATCGTGCAGGTGGTGCAGTGGGAGGGCCGCTCCTCCACGGTGGAGGTGGCGGGCGAGCTGCAACGCGACTTCAGCCTCAACCACACGCTGTCGCTGTACCTGCATGAGACGCTGGAGCTGTTGGACCCCGCGGTGGAGACGTACGCGCTGGACGTCGTCACGCTGGTGGAGTCCATCCTGGAGAACCCGGACGTGGTGCTGTACGCGCAGCTGCACCAGCTCAAGGGCGAGAAGATCCAGGAGATGAAGGCGCAGGGCATGGAGTACGACGACCGGATGGAGGAGCTGGAGAAGCTGGAGTGGCCCAAGCCCAACCGCGACTTCATCTACGGCACCTTCAACGCCTTCGCGCGCAAGCACCCGTGGGTGGGCGAGGAGAACATCCGGCCCAAGGCCATCGTGCGCGACATGTTCGAGCGCTTCATGTCCTTCCACGACTACGTGCGCGAGTACGGCCTGCAGCGCAGCGAGGGCGTGCTGCTGCGCTACGTGGGGGACGTCTACAAATCGCTGGCGCAGACGGTGCCGGAGAAGTTCCGCAACGAGGAGGTGGACGACATCATCGACCACCTCCGCGCGACGCTGCGTCAGGTGGACTCCAGCCTCCTGGACGAGTGGGAGCGGATGAAGAACCCGGACGCGCCGCTGGAGGCGAAGCCGGTGGTGGACCTGAAGCCCAAGGAGCTCACCGAGGACCCGAAGGCCTTCGCCGCGCGCGTGCGCGAGGAGCTGCACCGGCTGCTGCGCGCCCTGGGCCAGCGCCGCTTCCTGGACGCGCTGGGCATGCTGGACAACGCCCTGGGCGAATGGACCGCGCCCAAGCTGGAGCAGGCCATGGCGCCGTACTTCGAGGAGCACAAGCTGGTGGTGCTCACGCCCCAGGCGCGCAAGCCGGCGAACACCCAGCTCAAGGAGGCCGGCACCCGGCAGTGGGAGGCCCAGCAGCGCATCATGGACCCGGAGGGCCATGGGGACTGGGTCATCGACTGTGAGATCGACCTGCGCGGCCGCCGCATGGACGACGGCCCCATCCTGATGCTGCGCCGCATTGGCGGCATGAGCGCGTGGACCTGA
- a CDS encoding LysR family transcriptional regulator, which translates to MSITHLQSFVAVAEEGHVGRAALRLHLTQPPLSRHILALEDELGAPLFERIPRGMRLLPTGEALLHHARRILAEVDAAADTVRAAARDSRPPPR; encoded by the coding sequence GTGAGCATCACGCACCTCCAGTCCTTCGTCGCGGTGGCGGAAGAGGGCCACGTGGGCCGGGCCGCGCTCCGGCTCCACCTCACCCAGCCGCCGCTCAGCCGTCACATCCTCGCGCTGGAGGATGAGCTGGGCGCGCCCCTGTTCGAGCGCATCCCCCGGGGCATGCGGCTGCTGCCCACCGGAGAAGCCCTGCTCCACCACGCGCGCCGCATCCTCGCGGAGGTGGACGCGGCGGCGGACACCGTGCGCGCGGCGGCCCGGGACTCCAGGCCGCCCCCGCGCTGA
- a CDS encoding AAA family ATPase, translating into MYAKRGEAEEDFQKALRRGMIPLVFGEYGVGKTSMARRCVLDAEKQKRLVNIESVAGQSVSDILKRCLETIGYTITTEITTQQTESATTKVTGGVEIPFKAFKASLTGENSNTAGETALQKAQFAVSSPTDSKVIDLCEQHQLVLLLDELHKATPDFVEQITLLIKTYANKNCKNFRIILLGTSSDASRLVRRDPGIDRLLQEIPLKAMSTAESRFIIEKGMTDLKIDIEKSIADKIVKTSSGSPSLVQYLCLEIAEKAFARAPRTASMDDFKSSLTSYVNKRARRLDDLYLKAIETFGQKRYRKQILRAMAEMDNDYVTMEQLCDSITKQLGEDIPSTALSGPLRQLKETTYGPVLKDVERGEGGERVQNYTTFVDPAMKAFIRMKIAGEET; encoded by the coding sequence GTGTACGCCAAGCGTGGCGAAGCCGAAGAAGACTTCCAAAAGGCCCTTCGCCGCGGAATGATACCGTTAGTATTTGGCGAATATGGAGTTGGGAAAACATCAATGGCACGGCGCTGCGTCCTTGACGCCGAAAAGCAGAAACGCCTCGTCAACATCGAGAGCGTCGCAGGACAATCAGTAAGCGACATCCTAAAGCGCTGCCTTGAAACAATCGGATACACAATCACCACGGAAATCACAACCCAGCAAACAGAATCAGCCACAACCAAAGTGACCGGAGGCGTAGAAATCCCCTTCAAGGCATTTAAAGCATCCTTGACCGGTGAAAATTCAAACACTGCCGGCGAGACCGCACTTCAGAAAGCCCAATTCGCCGTAAGTTCACCCACGGACTCCAAGGTCATCGACCTCTGCGAGCAACACCAGCTGGTCCTACTGCTAGACGAGCTACACAAGGCGACACCCGACTTCGTAGAGCAAATAACGCTACTCATAAAAACATACGCAAACAAAAACTGCAAAAACTTCAGGATCATTCTTCTGGGCACTTCATCAGACGCAAGCCGGCTCGTACGGCGCGACCCTGGAATTGATCGCCTACTACAAGAGATCCCACTCAAAGCAATGAGCACGGCAGAATCCCGATTCATCATCGAAAAAGGCATGACCGATCTCAAGATAGATATAGAAAAATCAATTGCCGACAAGATCGTCAAAACCTCATCAGGCTCCCCGTCGCTCGTACAGTACCTCTGCCTGGAAATAGCAGAGAAGGCATTTGCTCGGGCTCCACGCACCGCCTCTATGGATGACTTCAAATCATCACTCACATCCTACGTCAACAAGCGCGCGCGCCGACTAGATGACCTGTACCTAAAAGCCATCGAAACATTCGGCCAAAAAAGATACAGGAAGCAGATCTTGCGCGCAATGGCAGAAATGGACAATGACTACGTAACCATGGAGCAACTGTGCGACAGCATCACAAAACAGCTTGGAGAGGACATCCCGAGTACTGCCTTGTCGGGTCCACTACGGCAATTAAAGGAGACCACCTATGGCCCTGTGCTAAAAGATGTTGAGCGCGGAGAGGGCGGCGAAAGGGTTCAAAACTACACAACCTTTGTAGATCCAGCAATGAAGGCATTCATCAGAATGAAGATCGCTGGTGAAGAAACATAG
- the map gene encoding type I methionyl aminopeptidase — MGIPLFKGTEVERLRLAGLAAAGTLAHVAGKLTPGVTTADIDAWVREDTARRGGTPSQLGYKGFPATVCTSRNHVVCHGIPRRDELLKSGDIVNVDVTTCLDGFHGDTSATFLIGEVSSDAKHVVDVARRCRDAGVAVVRHGARLGDIGAAVMALAKAEGCSVVEEFGGHGIGRQMHGPPHVSHVAKAGTGITLRSGMVLTIEPMVNLGRPDIRMMPDGWTVVTADGSLSAQFEHTVLVTRDGCEVLTPGELELHIPGGC; from the coding sequence ATGGGCATTCCACTCTTCAAGGGCACCGAGGTTGAACGGCTGCGCCTCGCGGGACTCGCGGCGGCCGGCACGCTGGCGCACGTCGCCGGGAAGCTGACGCCGGGCGTGACGACGGCGGACATCGACGCGTGGGTGCGCGAGGACACGGCGCGCCGGGGCGGCACCCCCAGCCAACTGGGCTACAAGGGGTTTCCCGCCACGGTGTGCACCAGCCGCAACCACGTGGTGTGCCATGGCATCCCGCGCCGGGACGAACTCTTGAAATCCGGCGACATCGTCAACGTGGACGTGACGACGTGCCTGGACGGCTTCCACGGCGACACGTCCGCCACGTTCCTCATTGGAGAGGTGTCCTCCGACGCGAAGCACGTCGTGGACGTGGCTCGACGGTGCCGGGACGCGGGCGTGGCGGTGGTACGGCACGGCGCGCGGCTGGGGGACATTGGCGCGGCGGTGATGGCGCTGGCGAAGGCGGAGGGGTGCAGCGTGGTGGAGGAGTTCGGGGGCCACGGCATCGGCCGGCAGATGCACGGCCCCCCGCATGTGTCCCACGTCGCGAAGGCCGGCACGGGCATCACGCTGCGCTCCGGGATGGTGCTCACCATCGAGCCCATGGTGAACCTGGGCCGCCCGGACATCCGGATGATGCCGGACGGGTGGACGGTGGTGACGGCGGACGGCAGCCTGTCCGCCCAGTTCGAACACACGGTGCTCGTCACCCGGGACGGCTGCGAGGTGCTGACGCCGGGCGAGCTGGAGCTCCACATCCCTGGCGGGTGTTGA
- the mltG gene encoding endolytic transglycosylase MltG: MKKILVALLVLIVLAVAGVGGAFWYMQKAVTTPHASAEATPKEFVVKKGASARSLGQQLEAQGFLDDARVWRFHLWRKGSLNVKAGRFMLSPTASVEQLATALEGAPLPEDVPFVMIEGWRLRDTDQVLAAQGLIKPGEYIAAASRPERFTAPFPLPTRGLEGYLYPETYGIVVEGFRVEAFIQRQLDTFRARFYDAHREEIAKSGRSLHDIIVMASMLEREEPMPSQRALVAGILWKRVDKGFALGVDATSRYELAEWNDRKAFLKKLRDKSDPWNSRSRLGLPPGPIGAPTVDSLVAALRPVKSDFWYYLHDAQKILRPSRNAQEHEALRAKYNVY, from the coding sequence ATGAAGAAGATCCTGGTCGCGCTCCTCGTGCTCATCGTCCTGGCGGTCGCGGGCGTGGGCGGGGCGTTCTGGTACATGCAGAAGGCCGTCACGACGCCCCACGCCTCGGCGGAGGCAACCCCGAAGGAGTTCGTGGTGAAGAAGGGCGCGTCGGCGCGCTCGCTGGGCCAGCAGCTGGAAGCCCAGGGCTTCCTCGACGACGCCCGCGTCTGGCGCTTCCACCTGTGGCGCAAAGGCAGCCTCAACGTGAAGGCGGGCCGCTTCATGCTGAGCCCCACCGCGTCGGTGGAGCAGCTGGCCACCGCGCTGGAAGGCGCCCCGCTGCCGGAGGACGTGCCCTTCGTGATGATTGAAGGCTGGCGCCTGCGCGACACCGACCAGGTGCTCGCCGCGCAGGGGCTCATCAAGCCGGGGGAGTACATCGCCGCGGCCAGCCGCCCGGAGCGCTTCACCGCGCCGTTCCCGCTGCCCACGCGCGGGCTGGAGGGCTACCTGTACCCGGAGACCTACGGCATCGTCGTGGAGGGCTTCCGCGTGGAAGCCTTCATCCAGCGGCAGCTGGACACCTTCCGCGCCCGCTTCTACGACGCGCACCGGGAGGAGATCGCCAAGAGCGGCCGGTCGCTGCACGACATCATCGTGATGGCCTCCATGCTGGAGCGCGAGGAGCCCATGCCCTCGCAGCGCGCGCTGGTCGCCGGCATCCTCTGGAAGCGCGTGGACAAGGGCTTCGCCCTGGGCGTGGACGCGACGAGCCGCTACGAGCTGGCGGAGTGGAATGATCGCAAGGCGTTCCTCAAGAAGCTGCGTGACAAGTCCGACCCGTGGAACTCGCGCTCCCGCCTGGGCCTGCCGCCGGGCCCCATTGGCGCGCCGACGGTGGACTCGCTCGTCGCCGCGCTGCGGCCGGTGAAGAGCGACTTCTGGTACTACCTGCACGACGCGCAGAAGATCCTGCGCCCCTCGCGCAACGCGCAGGAACACGAAGCGCTCCGGGCCAAGTACAACGTGTACTGA
- a CDS encoding sensor histidine kinase, with translation MTTAPPDSHPPAAPPSTDVEALRREVATLREESSRLRRMLDTAARIAWSHDVRAGGGEPVAPAWQAFTGQSLEAFGNQGWLTVLHPDDRAGALASWADAVAAKRSFSTRYRVRRADGVYVWMLAKGTPVLGLDGEVQEWVGTCSDIQDQCLREERAAFLARAGELFSSSLDAAATLATLANLSVSAHADWCLVDLLHEDGHFERSLVVTADPAQLPLATIVRSLSPVPRDQPVYPPSVALTTGRSTLVPEVTAPLLEAVAQDANHLATMHQVGMRSLLTVPLMARGHILGALTFIITKSGRHYGDEDLQFAQELANLAALAVDNARLLQGARDAIRLRDEFLSVASHELKTPLTPLSLKLQVLSRAVKAHPDSPLAPVIEAHVETGHRQVRRLTELMNDLLDVSRISAGTFRLQREAMDVAALVREVSARFAPRFALEHCPFTVDAPESVPGCFDKPRLAQVLDHLLDNALKYGAGTPVSLTLTADGAAARIRVRDGGIGIAPEQRSRLFERYGRAVSERHYGGLGLGLYLTRTIVEAEGGRVSLESRPGEGAEFEVMLPLQQA, from the coding sequence ATGACCACCGCCCCTCCGGATTCGCATCCTCCCGCCGCCCCACCGTCCACCGACGTGGAGGCCCTGCGACGGGAGGTGGCCACGCTGCGCGAGGAGTCCTCGCGGCTGCGGCGGATGCTCGACACGGCGGCGCGGATCGCCTGGTCGCATGACGTCCGCGCGGGCGGGGGCGAGCCAGTGGCGCCGGCCTGGCAGGCCTTCACCGGGCAGTCCCTGGAGGCGTTCGGGAACCAGGGCTGGCTCACGGTCCTGCACCCGGACGACCGCGCGGGGGCGCTCGCGTCCTGGGCGGACGCCGTCGCCGCGAAGCGGTCCTTCTCCACGCGCTACCGCGTGCGCCGCGCGGACGGCGTCTACGTGTGGATGCTCGCGAAGGGCACGCCGGTGCTGGGGCTGGACGGCGAGGTGCAGGAGTGGGTGGGCACCTGTTCGGACATCCAGGACCAGTGCCTCCGCGAGGAGCGGGCCGCGTTCCTGGCCAGGGCCGGGGAGCTGTTCTCGTCGTCGCTGGACGCGGCCGCCACGCTGGCGACGCTCGCGAACCTGTCGGTGTCGGCGCACGCGGACTGGTGCCTCGTGGACCTGCTGCACGAGGATGGCCACTTCGAGCGCTCCCTGGTGGTGACGGCGGATCCCGCCCAGCTGCCGCTCGCGACGATCGTGCGGAGCCTGTCGCCCGTTCCTCGCGACCAGCCCGTCTATCCGCCCTCGGTGGCGCTGACGACGGGCCGCTCCACCCTGGTGCCGGAGGTCACGGCGCCGCTGCTGGAGGCGGTGGCGCAGGACGCGAACCACCTGGCGACGATGCACCAGGTGGGGATGCGCTCGCTGCTCACGGTGCCGCTGATGGCCCGGGGACACATCCTGGGCGCGCTGACGTTCATCATCACCAAGTCCGGTCGCCACTATGGCGACGAGGACCTCCAGTTCGCGCAGGAACTGGCGAACCTGGCGGCCCTGGCCGTGGACAACGCGCGGCTGCTCCAGGGCGCGCGTGACGCCATCCGCCTGCGGGACGAATTCCTGTCCGTCGCCAGCCACGAGCTGAAGACGCCGCTGACGCCGCTCAGCCTGAAGCTCCAGGTGCTCTCGCGCGCGGTGAAGGCGCACCCGGACTCGCCGCTGGCGCCGGTGATTGAAGCCCACGTGGAGACGGGCCACCGGCAGGTGCGCCGGCTGACGGAGCTGATGAACGACCTGCTGGACGTGTCGCGCATCAGCGCCGGCACCTTCCGGTTGCAGCGCGAGGCCATGGACGTCGCCGCCCTGGTGCGCGAGGTGTCCGCGCGGTTCGCGCCGCGCTTCGCCCTGGAGCACTGTCCCTTCACGGTGGACGCCCCGGAGTCGGTGCCGGGCTGCTTCGACAAACCGCGGCTGGCCCAGGTGCTGGATCACCTCCTGGACAACGCCCTCAAGTACGGGGCGGGCACCCCGGTGTCCCTGACGCTCACGGCGGACGGCGCGGCGGCGAGGATCCGCGTGCGCGACGGTGGCATCGGCATCGCGCCCGAGCAGCGCTCGCGCCTCTTCGAGCGCTACGGCCGCGCGGTGTCCGAGCGCCACTACGGCGGCCTGGGCCTGGGCCTCTACCTCACCCGCACCATCGTGGAGGCCGAGGGCGGCCGGGTGTCCCTGGAGAGCAGGCCCGGCGAGGGCGCGGAGTTCGAGGTGATGCTGCCGCTCCAGCAGGCCTGA
- a CDS encoding immune inhibitor A domain-containing protein: protein MRKPPSWLAWSLLAIAPSAYAERAWYEKPQPDIAPPSTSLRKQAVDVSDDLPHRLGEQQKELKAQALKERIEGSAQAGRVHKLGNGKFVELELERTDRIFVILVEYGTQIHPVFGNPVTNPGGDVPGPLHNVIPQPDRTVDNTTIWQPDYDRAHYERLYFDSTPGADSVANFYKAASSGRYTVNGAVSEWVRVPYNSARYGNNLCGSSSCSNSVWPLISDAIKVWTQDQVAAGKTPAEIKAYLDTFDTWDRYDHDGDGNFDEPDGYIDHFQIVHAGVGEETGGGEQGPNAIWSHRWFAYSTGLSADGPGPAYNPNGGTRFAPNVDKWVGDYTIQPENGGLGVFAHEYGHDLGLPDHYDTTNAADNGTGFWSIMSSGSYLNDGTTDIGSRPGDFFAWDKLQLGWLDHATTTHGLYSYHKLGPSGVTSKNAKQALVVNLPTKPRPQVTTPPIEGQFSWQGGAANNLDRVLVKTVKLPNKTPITFTFSTWFDIEEDWDYAYVALAVEDGPFVNLPSPVSRTTNPWGNNLGNGITGLSDGWVPLSFDLSAHAGKKVTLKIRYKTDGAEFGRGFLVDGFQLWAKNKYVFGDDAENGDKYWDQATFFLNDGNQTFYDNYYIAEWRQFRGYDAGLETGPYNYGFSADGLGDYAERYSYNPGLLITYWDTSVPDNRVSVHPGEGRILPIDSRPQPLQRSDGRYWSGRVQTHDATFGLQPSFPLSLKPNGFPRSEYPSQPAVPVFNDLNEFWSATQPYAGVKVPKTGTIIEVLSENKAGTVMQVQVRPVD from the coding sequence ATGCGGAAACCCCCGTCATGGCTTGCCTGGAGCCTGCTCGCGATCGCCCCGTCGGCGTACGCGGAGCGCGCGTGGTACGAGAAGCCGCAACCCGACATCGCGCCGCCGTCCACGTCCCTGCGCAAGCAGGCCGTGGACGTTTCCGACGACCTGCCGCACCGGTTGGGCGAGCAGCAGAAGGAGCTCAAGGCCCAGGCCCTGAAGGAGCGCATTGAAGGCAGCGCTCAGGCGGGCCGGGTGCACAAGCTGGGCAACGGCAAGTTCGTGGAGCTGGAGCTGGAGCGCACGGACCGCATCTTCGTCATCCTGGTGGAGTACGGGACGCAGATCCACCCGGTGTTCGGCAACCCCGTCACGAACCCCGGTGGTGACGTGCCCGGGCCGCTGCACAACGTGATTCCGCAGCCGGACCGGACGGTGGACAACACCACCATCTGGCAGCCGGACTACGACCGCGCGCACTACGAGCGGCTCTACTTCGACTCGACGCCGGGCGCGGACTCGGTGGCGAACTTCTACAAGGCCGCGTCGTCGGGCCGCTACACCGTCAACGGCGCGGTGTCCGAGTGGGTGCGCGTGCCGTACAACTCCGCGCGCTACGGCAACAACCTGTGCGGCTCCTCCAGCTGCTCCAACTCCGTGTGGCCGCTCATCAGCGACGCCATCAAGGTGTGGACGCAGGACCAGGTGGCCGCCGGCAAGACGCCCGCGGAGATCAAGGCGTACCTGGACACGTTCGACACGTGGGACCGGTATGACCACGACGGCGACGGCAACTTCGACGAGCCGGACGGCTACATCGACCACTTCCAGATCGTCCACGCGGGCGTGGGCGAGGAGACGGGCGGCGGCGAGCAGGGCCCCAACGCCATCTGGAGCCACCGCTGGTTCGCCTACAGCACGGGCCTGAGCGCGGACGGCCCCGGCCCCGCGTACAACCCGAACGGCGGCACCCGCTTCGCGCCGAACGTGGACAAGTGGGTGGGCGACTACACCATCCAGCCGGAGAACGGCGGACTGGGCGTGTTCGCGCACGAGTACGGCCACGACCTGGGCCTGCCGGACCACTACGACACGACGAACGCGGCGGACAACGGGACGGGCTTCTGGAGCATCATGTCCTCGGGCTCGTACCTGAACGACGGCACCACGGACATCGGCAGCCGGCCGGGTGACTTCTTCGCCTGGGACAAGCTGCAGCTGGGCTGGCTGGACCACGCCACCACGACGCACGGCCTGTACTCGTACCACAAGCTGGGCCCCTCGGGCGTGACGTCCAAGAACGCGAAGCAGGCGCTGGTGGTGAACCTGCCCACGAAGCCCCGCCCGCAGGTCACGACGCCCCCCATCGAAGGGCAGTTCTCCTGGCAGGGCGGCGCGGCCAACAACCTGGACCGCGTGCTCGTCAAGACGGTGAAGCTGCCGAACAAGACGCCCATCACGTTCACGTTCTCCACGTGGTTCGACATCGAGGAGGACTGGGACTACGCCTACGTCGCGCTCGCGGTGGAGGACGGCCCGTTCGTCAACCTGCCCAGCCCCGTCAGCCGCACCACGAACCCGTGGGGCAACAACCTGGGCAACGGCATCACCGGCCTGTCCGACGGCTGGGTGCCGCTGTCGTTCGACCTGTCCGCCCACGCGGGCAAGAAGGTCACGCTGAAGATCCGCTACAAGACGGACGGCGCGGAGTTCGGCCGCGGCTTCCTGGTGGACGGCTTCCAGCTCTGGGCGAAGAACAAGTACGTCTTCGGCGACGACGCGGAGAACGGCGACAAGTACTGGGATCAGGCCACGTTCTTCCTGAACGACGGCAACCAGACGTTCTACGACAACTACTACATCGCCGAGTGGCGGCAGTTCCGCGGCTATGACGCGGGCCTGGAGACGGGGCCGTACAACTACGGCTTCAGCGCGGACGGCCTCGGCGACTACGCCGAGCGCTATTCGTACAACCCCGGCCTGCTCATCACCTACTGGGACACGTCCGTGCCCGACAACCGCGTGTCCGTGCACCCGGGTGAGGGCCGCATCCTGCCCATCGACTCGCGCCCGCAGCCCCTGCAGCGCAGCGACGGCCGCTACTGGTCCGGCCGCGTGCAGACGCACGACGCGACGTTCGGCCTGCAGCCCAGCTTCCCGCTGTCGCTCAAGCCCAACGGCTTCCCGCGCAGCGAGTACCCCTCGCAGCCCGCGGTGCCGGTGTTCAACGACCTGAACGAGTTCTGGTCCGCCACGCAGCCGTACGCCGGCGTGAAGGTCCCGAAGACGGGCACCATCATCGAGGTCCTGAGCGAGAACAAGGCCGGGACCGTCATGCAGGTCCAGGTCCGCCCGGTCGACTGA